In the Triticum aestivum cultivar Chinese Spring chromosome 2B, IWGSC CS RefSeq v2.1, whole genome shotgun sequence genome, GCCCATGATCAATTGGGAACAGTTCTGTTTGGCAACCAAAGCGGCCGGTTCCTCCATCAAGCTTCCTCACCAGGACATTGCCACCATGCCTGTCAGTGTTGAAAATCCTGATGTCTAATATGCCGATCCTGTGAACAGCTGCAACCGGGAAGCTCGAAGTGCCGTGGTCACTGGCATCGAAGTCATGAGCGATGAACTGCTGAAATGAAGCAATCTTACTGGTGACCTGCGGCTTATGGTCATGAGCCGGAGTGCCGCCGTTCATCGGACGATTGATATTGAAAACCGAGTGTGTTATCTTCACCAGAGCCGTTGCAGGAACATTTGCGAAGTTTTCATGATCCAACAGGTACGCCGCGACCTCCCTGAACCCTGTCTCCCCTACCCGGACAGACTTCTTCAGTCCCGGCTGGCCAAGCGCTCTCCCGGTGAACCCCTTCGGGTTGTTCGGGGCAAACGGCTCCTCATCTGTCGGCTTGACAATGGCGACTCTGTCGCCCTCATCATTCCGGAAGTAGTAGGAGCCGCCAAGGCCACTGTCGATGGGGACCGGATCCAGCCCGCCCATTATGCCGGCGGCCACGTCGTCGACGAGGCGCCTCACGCTGCCGCTCGACGACCCGAGTATCTCAACCAGGCCGCCGCAGTCCTTCTGCTCGAAGTCCTCGGAGACGGGGCAGAGGCACGGGGTGGAGCAGCTGCGGTGGATGCTGTTGCGGGTGAGCAGCAGCGGCGAgtcgtggcggacggaggagaggTCGTTCTCCAGGACGCGGTCGCCGAAGGTGAGCGAGGTGCCGCCGGTGGGCACGTTGAGGGCGAGCTGCAGCCGGCGCTTGACGGTGTGCGCGTTGTCGCCGCGGTCCAGGTCCATGCCCAGCACGCACCCGGACTCCGTCTGCACGAAcacccgccgcctccccgccggaggcggcgaaggcgagggcgacggccgcggcgcctggtggtggtggtgctgcctGGCCGCCGCGGCCTCATCCCGGCGCGCCCCGGCGCCGAAGAGGCGCCGGAGGAGCAGCGCGGGCACCTGGCTCTTGAGCGTGCCCTCCAGGTTGGGGGACATGGCGGCCGCGGCCGCTCCCTTTCCTCCTCCGCTTGCCGCGCGCGGACGCCGTCAGGGAGAGCAGGGGAAGGCGCGCTCTCGTTGCTATCATCGGATCACGCCTGCCGGCCAACAACAACCAAAAAAACAGAATTTTACACTCCAATCTATGCACCAAACACCTCACAATCGCGTACACTGAATCTCGCCACGAACTAAGCATCAACCGGACTGAATTAATGAAAAAAGAGAGCAAGAAGCGGACGAACTCAGATGCGGCGAAGGAGAGGGCGGGAACTGATTCTCCGCCGAGGTCTCACcatggaggagggggcggcgcggtggaggacggtggggggatcggccggcggcgatggcgccgGCCGGGGCGGCGAGGTAGCAGGCTAGCGGCGGAGCAGATCCGCGGTCGTGGTCATGCCGTCCCTCCCTTGCTTGGCCTCTTCTTGCTACTGCGCccgcatcatcatcaccaacccgcTGCCCGCCTTGGAGAGGGGTATTCCTCTGGGCTTTTTCTACCTGATCAGAAAAAAGTGATAAGAATTGAATCTTGCCACATAACACCCTGACATACATAATATTCGCACCTGGAACCGCCATACAAAGAGCATGTTACATTTTGCCATTTTGAACCATCCAACTTGGTAAttcctagatacatccatttgggGACAAActtttccggacgaagggagtattgcATTACTAGTTGCAATTTGGACAAAGTATGCTGtcactttcaatctattcatcttcaatcatggtagtacaacgattcagatccgtagaccacctagcgacgactaccaacactgaagcgagccgaaggcacgccgctgtcatcgcccTTCCCTCGCttgagccgggcaaaccttgttgtagacttgtagtagacagttggaaagtcatcgtgctaaggccccatagaaccaacgcaccagaacagtaaccgccgcggatgaagagtgtagatccaaatgatccaacctgaagacacatgaacgaagatgaacgaagaacagatccgagcaaatccaccaaagacagatccgccggagacacacctccacacgcccaccgatgatgctagacgcatcaccggaacGAGGGctgggcggggagacctttattccatcttcagggagccgtcgcggtctcgccttcctgagcatgaCGCAAAACCAAAAGCTTGACAAAAGATCTTAAAACGGAGCCCTCCCCTGCTCTTCCTGAGCATGACGCATCCATATGtagacaaatataagacaagaattttgggacggagggagtatattacatgatcaaacactacaaacactagttcatactacatactacatcagtactagtactagaggtggtgGGGATCTCATAGCGGCGAGCTCGCAGCTATGGACGACGCCATGGAGGAtctcaatcctcctcgccggagctgcagagATCGATGTACTTCTTCATCTGCTCCTCGCGGATGCGCCGTcactcgtcgtccttctccttggCGGCGAGATTGGCCGCGATCGCCTGCTGGAACTGGAGGTCTTCGAGCTCCTTGTGGAGGAGCTCCCGACGTAAGAAGATCTCGCCGCGGAGGACGAGCCCGCGGGTGTGCCGACGGTCGTATTCGTCCGTCTCTCGGACGTGGAagctcggcggcggcgagaggCCGCGGTTGGTCCACTTCCTCGCCATGCGCTTCCTCGCACCGTTCGACAGGACGCGCCGCTCGCGCTCGGAgtcgctgccgccgccggatctactCTCGGAGCCGCGTTCGGAgctccacatgcggccccacatggcggTTGGAGGCGGAAGGGGCTCGCCCGTGGCGAGAAATATGAGGAAGGGAGTGGGGAATtgtggagctcggcggcggcggggggatggGGTTTCGAGCCGCAAACGCACCGCGAACTCGTAGATATACTGGTCGGGGCGGGCGGTTTGCGTGCCGCAGTAAATACTTTTACGGGCCGGGCGAGTATACATGCTCTGTCCTGACCAGAAATTTGGGTCGAGTCCGCATACTTGCCGGAATTTTGCGGGTTTGCGGATTTTGCGTGGTCTCTCTGCTAGAGTTGCTCCTATAATTTGCTTTCGTTCAGAGAAGACCGGTAAATACGGACGAACCATGAGGGGCCAACCTGAAAAAAGACGATAACTGTACGGGCGTGATGACCCGCGGCCCCCCTGTACCTCGCGTGCCGCGACGCTGCACCGCGCGGGGCAACCCGTGCCCGCCACGCCTCACCGCGAGCGGACGGCGTGGGAGCGAAGGTAGAGCCGGGTCGCGGTTTCCGCCCGCCCGGCTAGCCAGCCGCGTGGAAAGGTCTGGAAGGGGCCGCGGCTGCCGTCCGATGATGAATCACCAGCCGTCCAAACGCTCGAGCACCCACGTACTGAGCGGCGAACAAATGGCGGCGATGTGGATAAGGCCATTGGCCACAGCCGGATGGCGCGGAGGGTGGGCCCGCAGCCTCGCTGTTTACGAGACGGTCTGGCGTGGGCCGATTCCTATCCGAAAGAGAAAGCTCCTGTtagtttcaaaaaaaagaaaaaagagaaagctcctgtttctcaaaaaaagagagagagagagagaagagagaaagcTCCTGCAACTTCTTCTGCTTGTTCGACTGGCGTTCGTGCTTTTCAGCTGCGGTTGGGACGAACCTGCCACCTCCTGACGGCCTCCAAGTTGCAAATCTGACGGCTCTATCCCGTGGGCACCGTTCACGGTTTAGGAGAATGAACGAATCTCGTCTCGTCGTCCTGTATTATTTGTCcatgcgatcttcttctcttccttgtCAGAGAAGCTCTCGGGTGCTAGCCGTTGGCCTTGTTTGACctacatggatggatggatggatggatgggggaTGGCTCTCTTTGTTTTCTCGAATTCTCGCTCGTCATCACAATCTGCATCGAGCGTCTACAGTCGGTCGGATACATCAAATCCGATCCCTCAAACGCCCAAATCTCAAATTCATGCAGCATGAAACCTAATCTAAGCGGAGCTCGTCCGGCTCCGCCGTGTTCATGTCCGGCAAGTCGGCTGCGTCCCTTCAAGTGTTGCTCCAGTCGCCGG is a window encoding:
- the LOC123047280 gene encoding phosphatidylinositol 4-kinase gamma 6; its protein translation is MSPNLEGTLKSQVPALLLRRLFGAGARRDEAAAARQHHHHQAPRPSPSPSPPPAGRRRVFVQTESGCVLGMDLDRGDNAHTVKRRLQLALNVPTGGTSLTFGDRVLENDLSSVRHDSPLLLTRNSIHRSCSTPCLCPVSEDFEQKDCGGLVEILGSSSGSVRRLVDDVAAGIMGGLDPVPIDSGLGGSYYFRNDEGDRVAIVKPTDEEPFAPNNPKGFTGRALGQPGLKKSVRVGETGFREVAAYLLDHENFANVPATALVKITHSVFNINRPMNGGTPAHDHKPQVTSKIASFQQFIAHDFDASDHGTSSFPVAAVHRIGILDIRIFNTDRHGGNVLVRKLDGGTGRFGCQTELFPIDHGLCLPENLEDPYFEWIHWAQASIPFSEEELEYISKLDPMRDAAMLRGELPMIREACLRVLILCTIFLKEAAAFGLCLAEIGEMMTREFRGMEEEPSKLEVVCMEARRKVDEWEPFSPSVEQGEDMDFQFSMDVLGGYSDVIRSPRFICSGLKGSFRNPLTKLVESMNEDGDDEEDRKEPSMHSSDRFSSAEFSTPSLHRTTSSKTSSNSSMHAPNRSADEQLPSSLCFVRLSDMSAEEWHVFVEKFQELLKEALEECKAAAGQRMKQRLGTSCKF